A stretch of the Saprospiraceae bacterium genome encodes the following:
- a CDS encoding gliding motility-associated C-terminal domain-containing protein, producing the protein MRKYYNFLLICLFALFSFKSFATHIIGGEIYYECLGYGNNGLDTTKRKYLITIKLYRDCGSQTSFDATLGFTIYRQSGTNYINTKTGNGAASEYRIPFTIPVQNIDPPEYPCLQLPDNICGEAGTYEMVVELPIINENYLIVWQRCCRNSTITNIFDPLSIGATYTIEIHPEAQRTCNSSPRFINFPPTVLCVNAPFQFDHSAFDKDGDLLIYEFCEPLEGGGRGNGGNNTCDTPTPTPDCKPPYTPVTYKFPYTALSPLGGNPPVTINSINGIINGKPDVIGQFVVSVCVYEYRNGILLSVLKRDFQFNVASCEGMVEARLVDANRLTPDYFEITVCGKSEYQILNSSVDQRFINQIEWTYENGGKIDTFYGWAPYIKFKEGGVHNGKFILNPGTNCGDTGYFKINVVPDLNPNFTAIYDSCKAGPVQFMDQSSSTYSSITNWNWSAGDGITAFVQNPSVSYIRPGTYPVLLRIKDNFGCENVLFKELKYYPAPDVIVFRPNLSEGCVPLTVDFNNVSFPTDNSYKFLWKFSDGGIDSGFSISHVFTDTGVFGLKLEVTSPLGCYNEGVFNQVIYVYNPPTADWTVDKYRLNIKDPVIQLEDVSKSTIGRTWIIDGKEYFFDKELTYAFRDTGLHHIRMIATDRFLCTDTLDTEVFIFRDFSLYMPNAFSPNGDGKNEFFLPIGEIHSLESYDLKIYDRWGGKLFESSNPTTGWNGKFENSGKDLPPGVYVFDLYYKANRKAPVHERGTLSLIK; encoded by the coding sequence ATGAGAAAATACTATAATTTTTTATTGATCTGTTTGTTTGCATTATTCTCATTCAAATCCTTTGCTACCCATATTATCGGGGGTGAAATTTATTACGAATGCCTTGGATATGGCAACAACGGCCTGGATACAACAAAAAGAAAGTATCTAATCACAATTAAATTGTACAGAGACTGTGGATCTCAAACAAGTTTTGATGCGACATTGGGATTTACAATTTACAGACAAAGCGGAACAAATTATATAAATACGAAAACTGGAAATGGGGCAGCCTCTGAATACAGAATCCCATTCACGATTCCAGTACAAAACATTGATCCTCCGGAATATCCATGCCTTCAACTTCCTGATAATATTTGTGGAGAAGCAGGTACTTATGAAATGGTTGTAGAACTGCCAATTATCAATGAAAATTATTTAATTGTATGGCAACGCTGCTGCAGGAATAGTACAATAACAAATATTTTTGACCCTTTGAGCATTGGGGCAACCTATACCATAGAAATCCATCCGGAAGCACAACGCACCTGTAATAGTTCTCCGCGGTTTATTAATTTTCCTCCAACCGTTCTTTGTGTGAATGCACCGTTTCAATTTGATCATTCTGCTTTTGATAAAGATGGAGACCTTTTGATTTATGAATTTTGTGAACCTTTAGAAGGAGGAGGACGTGGAAATGGTGGGAACAATACCTGTGATACACCTACGCCAACACCCGATTGCAAGCCACCTTATACACCGGTAACCTATAAATTTCCTTATACCGCATTATCACCTTTGGGTGGGAATCCGCCAGTTACCATTAATTCTATCAATGGAATTATTAATGGCAAACCAGACGTCATTGGACAATTTGTTGTTAGTGTGTGTGTTTATGAATATAGAAATGGCATTCTGTTATCTGTATTAAAAAGGGATTTCCAATTTAATGTGGCCTCTTGTGAAGGAATGGTTGAAGCAAGATTAGTAGACGCAAATCGATTGACACCAGATTATTTTGAAATTACAGTTTGTGGAAAAAGTGAATACCAAATTTTGAATTCCAGTGTAGATCAACGATTTATTAATCAGATAGAATGGACTTACGAAAATGGTGGAAAGATTGATACGTTTTATGGTTGGGCTCCATACATTAAATTTAAAGAGGGAGGTGTGCATAATGGAAAGTTTATTTTAAATCCTGGAACAAATTGTGGAGATACCGGATATTTTAAAATTAATGTGGTTCCCGATTTAAATCCAAATTTTACAGCGATTTACGACAGCTGCAAAGCAGGGCCTGTGCAATTTATGGATCAATCAAGTTCAACGTACAGCAGTATTACCAATTGGAATTGGAGTGCTGGAGATGGGATCACTGCATTTGTTCAAAATCCGAGTGTTAGTTACATCCGACCAGGTACCTATCCTGTTTTATTGAGAATTAAAGATAATTTTGGATGTGAAAATGTACTCTTTAAAGAATTAAAATATTATCCAGCACCTGATGTAATTGTTTTTAGACCCAATCTCAGTGAAGGTTGTGTTCCATTAACGGTTGATTTTAATAATGTCTCGTTTCCTACAGACAATTCCTATAAATTTTTATGGAAGTTTAGTGATGGCGGAATTGATTCCGGGTTTTCAATCTCTCACGTGTTTACGGATACTGGAGTATTTGGATTGAAACTGGAGGTTACCTCTCCTTTGGGTTGTTATAATGAAGGCGTTTTTAACCAAGTCATTTATGTTTATAATCCACCAACAGCAGATTGGACGGTTGATAAATACAGATTAAATATCAAAGATCCTGTTATTCAATTGGAAGATGTTTCAAAATCTACGATTGGCAGAACCTGGATAATTGACGGAAAGGAATATTTTTTTGATAAAGAGTTGACCTATGCATTTAGAGATACTGGTTTGCATCACATCAGAATGATCGCTACCGATCGATTTTTATGCACAGATACTTTGGATACAGAAGTATTTATATTTAGAGATTTTAGTTTGTATATGCCGAATGCATTTTCTCCAAATGGAGATGGAAAGAACGAATTCTTTCTACCAATTGGTGAAATTCATTCTTTGGAATCCTACGATTTAAAAATTTACGATCGTTGGGGAGGCAAACTATTCGAATCTTCAAATCCAACTACTGGTTGGAATGGAAAATTTGAAAATTCAGGTAAAGACTTACCACCCGGAGTATATGTATTTGATCTTTATTACAAGGCCAACCGAAAGGCACCTGTTCATGAACGGGGAACGCTGAGTCTTATAAAATAA
- a CDS encoding DNA alkylation repair protein has translation MQSLFKELRHAFEAHADSNRAQGMKAYMRNQFDYLGISAPTRKEILKPFIRNYSWKGEEDFIELLRFLWSLPQREYKYIALDFSFRFEKKLNPTSIPFFESLIAKESWWDTVDGIAPHVIGNIVKRNIKLREQLCDKWINSENFWYQRSAIILQLKFRSQTDFDLLKALILRRADSKEFFVQKASGWALRQYSRINPNAVKQFIDENKIPSLAAREGMRLILKSE, from the coding sequence TTGCAGAGCTTATTCAAAGAACTTAGGCATGCATTTGAAGCTCATGCGGATAGCAATCGAGCGCAGGGCATGAAAGCCTATATGCGCAATCAGTTTGATTATTTGGGAATTTCTGCACCCACACGCAAAGAAATACTAAAGCCATTTATTAGAAATTATTCTTGGAAAGGAGAAGAAGACTTTATTGAATTGCTCAGGTTCTTATGGTCATTGCCCCAACGAGAATATAAATACATTGCACTTGATTTTAGTTTTAGATTTGAAAAAAAATTAAATCCAACCTCGATTCCCTTTTTTGAAAGTCTGATTGCAAAGGAATCCTGGTGGGATACTGTAGACGGAATTGCTCCTCATGTTATCGGTAACATCGTTAAGCGGAATATTAAACTTCGGGAACAGTTATGTGATAAATGGATTAATTCGGAGAATTTTTGGTATCAAAGGTCTGCGATTATTTTGCAATTAAAATTCAGAAGTCAAACAGATTTTGATTTGTTAAAAGCATTGATACTAAGAAGGGCAGACAGCAAAGAGTTTTTTGTGCAAAAGGCTTCCGGATGGGCACTTCGCCAATATTCAAGAATAAATCCAAATGCTGTAAAGCAATTTATCGATGAAAATAAAATACCCTCCCTGGCTGCCAGAGAGGGTATGAGATTAATTCTTAAATCTGAATAA
- a CDS encoding S46 family peptidase — translation MIRNIGYFLVLLLIQHPLIAQEAIQPQRFDFGKMWTFENPPKEWFKEAYNFSPDDNWFNDVRKSSLRFASWCSASFVSPDGLIMTNHHCSRDVVTPLQKNGEDFEKNGFYAPNLEDERKAEGLFVEQMIQAEDVSERILVQMKKAKTDIERKTLQDSALAQIIRDYQNRDNWKNLRIQSVSFYSGGKFSLYGYKKFDDIRLVLIPEMYLGYFGGDPDNFTYPRYSLDCTFWRAYENGKPVNSSANYFKFKASGAAENEPVFVIGNPGNTERYRTFKQLEYDRDIRFPVQLEMLKNRIAILQKEYNKNPNIDLLNEIFGLSNSTKAFTGILKGLNDPNLIGRKKMMEDEIRSKTKLKGEDPWVELEKAVQGLRKYGASVTLLGPSPIKGNAVNLIFALAKYEKALGMPDQAGNLTKIREEIKGLITNLNTEQELEYLSIYLAELKKFEHPENQYIDQILDGKTPEKRAQKMVEKTDFTDSEKLEKIFMKDAEKFKKFNDPLLDAARILSPKYNEAIAAFQSSTPKRRALEAKIANAVFNVKGSNLPPDATFTLRLADGVVKGYDYNGTTAPYKTSFYGLYDRYYSNDKKFPWALPEKWLNPPMELLQAPMCYVSTNDIIGGNSGSPMINKNKEAVGLIFDGNIESLPGNFIYDEVSNRTVSVHAGGILAALKYIYKADRLVNELGGM, via the coding sequence ATGATACGTAATATAGGATACTTTTTGGTTTTGTTGTTAATACAACACCCGCTAATTGCTCAGGAGGCTATACAACCTCAACGATTTGATTTTGGTAAAATGTGGACATTTGAAAATCCACCTAAGGAGTGGTTTAAAGAAGCTTATAACTTCAGTCCAGACGACAATTGGTTTAATGATGTTCGGAAGTCTTCACTTCGTTTTGCCTCATGGTGCTCTGCGTCTTTTGTTTCACCAGATGGTTTGATTATGACCAATCATCATTGTTCAAGAGATGTAGTCACACCTCTTCAAAAAAATGGAGAAGATTTTGAAAAAAATGGATTTTATGCCCCAAATCTAGAAGATGAACGAAAAGCAGAAGGCTTGTTTGTTGAACAGATGATTCAGGCTGAAGATGTTTCAGAGCGCATATTGGTTCAAATGAAAAAAGCTAAAACAGATATTGAAAGGAAAACACTTCAGGATTCAGCTTTAGCTCAAATTATCCGTGACTACCAAAACCGGGACAACTGGAAGAATTTAAGAATTCAATCTGTGAGCTTTTACAGTGGAGGAAAATTCAGTTTGTATGGATATAAAAAATTTGATGACATCCGTTTAGTGTTGATTCCGGAAATGTATCTAGGCTATTTTGGAGGAGACCCTGATAATTTCACCTATCCACGATATTCATTGGATTGTACGTTTTGGAGAGCTTATGAAAACGGAAAACCCGTTAACAGTTCTGCTAATTATTTTAAATTTAAAGCAAGCGGTGCAGCTGAAAACGAACCCGTATTTGTTATAGGAAATCCTGGAAACACTGAGCGTTATCGTACATTTAAACAATTGGAATACGATCGCGACATTCGATTTCCAGTTCAATTAGAAATGTTGAAAAATAGAATTGCAATTCTTCAAAAAGAATATAATAAAAATCCAAACATCGATTTATTAAATGAAATATTTGGATTGTCAAATAGTACGAAAGCATTTACCGGTATCCTAAAAGGATTAAATGATCCAAATCTCATTGGACGTAAAAAAATGATGGAAGATGAAATCAGAAGTAAGACCAAATTAAAAGGTGAAGATCCCTGGGTAGAATTAGAAAAAGCAGTACAAGGATTGCGTAAATATGGTGCATCCGTTACATTATTGGGCCCTTCACCTATAAAAGGGAATGCTGTCAATTTAATTTTTGCACTAGCCAAATATGAAAAAGCATTAGGTATGCCTGATCAGGCTGGAAATCTTACTAAAATCCGTGAAGAAATTAAAGGCCTGATCACAAACTTAAATACGGAACAGGAATTAGAATATTTAAGCATTTATTTAGCAGAATTAAAGAAGTTTGAACATCCTGAAAATCAATACATTGATCAGATTTTAGATGGCAAGACTCCTGAAAAAAGGGCACAGAAAATGGTCGAAAAAACTGATTTTACTGATAGTGAAAAACTGGAAAAAATCTTTATGAAGGATGCTGAAAAATTCAAAAAATTCAATGATCCTTTATTAGATGCTGCCAGAATTCTTTCTCCGAAATACAATGAAGCCATTGCAGCTTTCCAAAGTTCGACTCCAAAACGTCGTGCACTTGAAGCCAAAATCGCGAATGCTGTATTCAATGTAAAAGGTTCAAACTTACCTCCAGATGCAACTTTCACCCTCAGACTGGCAGATGGCGTTGTAAAAGGTTATGACTATAATGGCACTACTGCCCCTTATAAAACAAGTTTCTATGGTCTTTACGATCGCTATTATTCCAATGATAAAAAGTTTCCATGGGCTTTGCCAGAAAAATGGTTAAACCCTCCAATGGAATTACTGCAAGCACCTATGTGTTATGTTTCCACAAATGATATTATTGGTGGAAACTCAGGAAGTCCAATGATTAATAAAAATAAAGAAGCTGTAGGTCTTATTTTTGATGGCAATATTGAATCCTTACCTGGAAATTTTATTTATGATGAAGTATCAAACCGCACTGTTTCTGTACATGCAGGCGGAATTCTTGCAGCATTAAAATATATTTACAAGGCTGACCGCCTTGTAAATGAACTGGGTGGAATGTAA
- a CDS encoding M1 family metallopeptidase → MRISAGISCVLLFILVNLSCKQQSNPKLLIPEDDPHSFSNPEQSKVLHLDLDLNLNFDSNQIHGIVKLHLAPKHGDTLVLDNMDLEILEVQLLQGNTNSQANFYQLPKDPVLGSALVIPLNASTEIVQITYKSSPDARALQWLPKEQTLSKKYPFLFTQSQSIYSRSWIPCPDGPGMRFTYHAKVHVPPGMMAVMSATNGTERNQEGNYEFDMELPVPAYLMALAVGDFDFKPIGQRTGVYAEPSLLNKAAAEFSDLEKMLEAAEKLYGPYPWGRYDVIVLPGSFPFGGMENPRMTFLTPSVIAGDQSLTSLLAHELAHSWSGNLVTNSTWNDFWLNEGITTYFESRIMESLYGKPYADMLSLLGLQDLEKSIAEYGTDNPLTKLKLNLKGMDPEDGVSDIAYEKGKSFMRYLEERFGRAAFDRFLIAYFEHFKFQSNTSEGFLEFAKTNLFNNNSGIIDTANQWIYNPGWLAYKASYDDKKFSDLKVQATNYFAKHDTSMLKTSAWSTHEWLYFIRLLPKDSGALMCKQLDKAYDLSKGRNCEIQCAWFEYAINNGHGKQLLPEIEKFLTNYGRRKYLKPIYSALMDQKMESEALRIFEKAKSHYHPISLVTIEKIVQPKN, encoded by the coding sequence ATGCGAATTAGCGCTGGTATTTCTTGTGTTTTATTGTTCATCCTGGTGAATTTAAGCTGTAAGCAGCAATCTAATCCCAAACTTTTAATTCCTGAAGACGATCCACATAGTTTTTCAAATCCCGAGCAAAGCAAGGTGCTGCACCTTGATTTAGACTTGAATTTAAATTTCGATTCAAATCAAATTCATGGTATAGTTAAATTGCATTTAGCACCTAAACATGGCGATACCCTTGTTTTGGATAATATGGATTTGGAAATCCTGGAAGTTCAATTATTACAAGGTAATACCAATTCTCAAGCTAATTTTTACCAATTGCCAAAAGATCCTGTTCTTGGATCAGCGCTTGTGATTCCATTAAATGCAAGTACAGAAATCGTACAAATAACTTATAAAAGTTCACCCGATGCAAGAGCACTTCAGTGGTTACCTAAAGAACAAACTTTAAGCAAAAAATATCCCTTTTTATTTACACAAAGTCAATCGATCTATTCACGTTCGTGGATCCCGTGTCCAGATGGACCCGGAATGCGATTCACATATCATGCTAAGGTACATGTACCTCCTGGCATGATGGCTGTAATGAGCGCTACCAATGGCACTGAGCGGAATCAAGAAGGCAACTATGAATTTGATATGGAATTGCCTGTCCCAGCTTATTTGATGGCCTTAGCTGTCGGTGATTTTGATTTTAAACCCATTGGTCAGCGAACCGGAGTATATGCTGAACCAAGCTTATTAAATAAAGCCGCTGCTGAATTTTCAGATTTAGAAAAAATGTTGGAGGCAGCAGAAAAACTATATGGACCCTATCCCTGGGGAAGATATGATGTAATTGTTTTACCGGGAAGCTTCCCTTTTGGAGGAATGGAAAATCCACGAATGACTTTTTTAACGCCGAGTGTTATTGCAGGAGATCAAAGTTTGACTTCTCTACTTGCTCATGAATTGGCACATTCCTGGTCTGGAAATTTGGTAACAAATTCTACCTGGAATGATTTCTGGTTGAATGAAGGCATAACGACCTATTTTGAAAGTCGGATCATGGAGTCTCTTTATGGCAAACCTTATGCGGATATGCTGAGTTTATTGGGCTTACAGGACCTTGAAAAAAGCATCGCAGAATATGGAACTGACAATCCACTGACTAAGCTAAAGCTTAATTTAAAAGGCATGGATCCTGAAGACGGTGTTTCAGATATCGCATACGAAAAAGGAAAATCTTTTATGCGCTATTTAGAAGAACGTTTTGGCAGAGCGGCATTTGATCGGTTTTTAATTGCCTATTTTGAACATTTCAAATTCCAATCAAATACCTCAGAAGGTTTTTTAGAATTTGCCAAAACGAATCTTTTTAACAATAACTCCGGAATTATTGATACAGCAAATCAATGGATATATAATCCAGGTTGGCTTGCTTACAAAGCTTCATATGATGATAAGAAATTCTCAGATCTGAAGGTTCAGGCAACTAATTATTTTGCCAAGCATGATACATCCATGCTAAAAACATCAGCCTGGTCAACTCATGAATGGTTGTATTTTATCAGGCTATTACCAAAAGATAGTGGGGCATTGATGTGCAAGCAATTGGACAAAGCATATGATCTGTCAAAAGGTCGTAATTGTGAAATCCAATGTGCTTGGTTTGAATATGCAATTAATAATGGTCATGGTAAGCAATTACTTCCTGAAATTGAGAAATTTCTTACTAATTATGGAAGACGCAAATATTTGAAACCAATTTATTCGGCGCTCATGGACCAAAAAATGGAGTCAGAGGCTTTAAGGATTTTCGAGAAAGCCAAGTCCCATTATCATCCCATTTCACTGGTCACAATAGAGAAAATAGTACAGCCAAAAAATTAA
- a CDS encoding WbqC family protein yields MQNYPNILIESQIFPPIRAIAYFIQNPNVCIEAHEHYQKRSHRNRYRIGSTQGPLDLSIPLLKGKNQQQNIQEVKISYGCNWPMQHLRAIQSSYGKSAYFIYYKDLIFELLLKKEDYLFDLNWNSLQLIAGIIPIDLNLQKSEHYLAKPDQAGLDLRNHFQFQTIDLVPLPSYYQVFAGKSGFISNLSILDLIFHQGPEAIYYLQQISKLSVSLDS; encoded by the coding sequence TTGCAAAATTACCCAAACATCCTAATTGAATCTCAAATCTTTCCTCCAATACGGGCGATAGCATACTTTATCCAAAATCCGAATGTCTGCATCGAAGCTCATGAGCATTATCAAAAACGTTCACATAGAAATCGCTATCGAATTGGTTCCACTCAGGGTCCACTGGATTTGTCAATCCCCCTGCTAAAGGGAAAGAATCAACAACAAAATATTCAAGAGGTAAAAATTAGTTATGGATGCAATTGGCCCATGCAACACCTGAGGGCAATTCAATCCAGCTATGGTAAATCTGCTTATTTTATCTATTACAAAGATTTAATCTTCGAATTGTTATTAAAAAAAGAAGACTATTTGTTCGATTTAAATTGGAATAGTCTGCAATTAATAGCAGGAATAATCCCAATAGATCTAAATCTTCAAAAAAGTGAGCACTATTTAGCCAAGCCAGATCAAGCTGGTTTGGATCTTCGAAATCATTTCCAATTTCAAACAATTGATCTTGTTCCGCTGCCATCCTATTACCAGGTATTTGCTGGGAAATCAGGATTTATATCAAATTTAAGTATTTTAGATTTGATCTTTCATCAAGGGCCTGAGGCGATCTATTATCTACAACAAATAAGCAAATTAAGCGTTTCTTTAGATTCTTAA
- a CDS encoding glycosyltransferase: MQSYFQKHALYPPLVQNLPPANLDVIVVIPAFNEPGLVNAVQSILSCQHNDILVEIVVVLNYPDSQPSLHSFHELQRKELLELNADKTINILDLPVFSLPNKDAGVGLARKIGMDEACYRFESINKNGIILCFDADCSCHPDFLKNVIDGFNNMPNQNALSIGFKHQLQNLSESNLGAIIQYELHLRTYIGWQQFYKYPMAFQTLGSCMAVRSKAYQQQGGMNKRKAGEDFYFLHKYSVLGQLAELKPALVYPSSRISDRVPFGTGKAVRDIINSKSQLMSYNPKGIASYCNFYNLICDSWPLIDGGRSWKSLTNSTALTSYLMEVDFEKALTENLKNSTSAKVFASRMGRFLNPFRLMKFLHAASETEFPEIPVYDSAKQLLSVKHDKTLKQPISINELLENMQA, translated from the coding sequence TTGCAAAGTTACTTTCAAAAACACGCACTTTATCCACCTTTAGTTCAGAATTTGCCACCGGCAAATTTGGACGTAATCGTAGTAATCCCAGCTTTTAATGAGCCAGGATTGGTGAATGCGGTTCAATCTATTTTATCTTGTCAACATAATGATATCCTTGTAGAAATTGTCGTTGTTTTAAATTACCCGGATTCCCAACCAAGTCTCCATTCCTTTCACGAATTGCAGCGAAAGGAATTATTGGAATTGAATGCAGACAAAACAATAAACATTTTAGACCTTCCTGTCTTTAGTTTGCCAAATAAAGATGCTGGTGTAGGATTGGCGCGTAAAATAGGAATGGATGAAGCATGTTATCGGTTTGAATCCATCAATAAAAATGGAATTATACTATGTTTTGATGCAGATTGTAGTTGTCATCCGGATTTTTTAAAAAACGTCATTGATGGATTTAATAACATGCCAAATCAGAATGCTTTATCAATAGGATTCAAACATCAATTACAGAACTTAAGTGAATCCAATCTTGGAGCAATCATTCAATATGAGTTGCATTTACGTACCTATATTGGCTGGCAGCAATTTTATAAGTATCCTATGGCTTTTCAAACATTAGGTTCTTGCATGGCTGTGCGCTCCAAAGCATATCAACAACAAGGAGGCATGAACAAACGGAAGGCTGGGGAAGACTTTTATTTTTTGCATAAGTATAGCGTGTTGGGTCAATTAGCTGAACTGAAGCCTGCTTTGGTCTATCCATCTTCCAGGATTTCGGATCGGGTTCCTTTTGGTACAGGTAAAGCAGTTCGCGACATCATAAATTCAAAAAGTCAATTAATGAGCTATAATCCTAAAGGAATTGCGAGCTATTGTAATTTTTATAATTTGATTTGTGATTCCTGGCCTTTAATAGATGGAGGTAGATCCTGGAAATCACTTACGAATTCAACTGCATTGACCAGCTACTTGATGGAAGTGGACTTTGAAAAGGCCTTAACAGAAAACCTTAAGAATAGTACTTCAGCAAAAGTTTTTGCCAGTCGAATGGGCCGTTTTTTAAATCCTTTCAGGCTAATGAAATTTTTACACGCAGCATCTGAAACAGAATTTCCTGAAATCCCTGTTTATGATTCTGCCAAACAACTTTTATCAGTAAAGCATGACAAAACATTGAAGCAACCCATAAGTATAAATGAACTTTTAGAAAACATGCAGGCATAA
- a CDS encoding chorismate synthase translates to MNQFGQFFRITIYGESHGEAIGILIDGFPAGIPIDVNDFSEDILRRKPGQIGTTSRSESDIPLLLAGIFNGKSTGAPIHIQFQNTNTRSADYNQQQYIPRPGHADFVAYKKYKTFNDYRGGGHFSGRLTLALVAAGVLAKKLIEPISIQAQLTEVGGSKDIEFQIDQALKNQDSIGGLIECRVQKVPIGLGEPFFDSLESKLSHLIFSIPAIKGIEFGSGFKAASMRGSEHNDQILNIDGQTATNHAGGINGGISNGNEILFRVAVKPTSSIGSAQESINLKDEKIVQFQINGRHDACIALRVPVVIEACTAIVIADFSLQNKAVY, encoded by the coding sequence ATGAATCAATTTGGTCAATTTTTCAGAATAACTATTTATGGTGAATCCCATGGTGAAGCCATTGGAATTTTAATTGATGGATTTCCGGCAGGAATACCAATAGATGTAAATGATTTTTCAGAAGACATCCTCAGAAGAAAGCCGGGCCAAATTGGTACAACCAGCCGGAGTGAATCAGATATTCCATTATTATTAGCAGGAATTTTTAATGGAAAAAGTACTGGTGCACCCATTCATATTCAGTTTCAAAATACGAACACACGCTCAGCTGATTATAATCAGCAGCAATACATTCCACGGCCAGGGCATGCGGACTTTGTTGCTTATAAAAAGTATAAAACGTTTAACGATTATAGGGGTGGGGGACATTTTAGCGGTCGATTGACTTTGGCATTGGTAGCCGCCGGGGTATTGGCGAAGAAGTTAATTGAGCCAATTTCAATTCAAGCACAGCTTACTGAAGTTGGTGGTTCAAAAGACATTGAGTTCCAAATTGATCAAGCGTTAAAGAATCAAGACAGCATTGGAGGACTTATTGAATGCCGTGTTCAAAAAGTACCTATTGGATTGGGTGAACCGTTTTTTGATTCCCTTGAATCGAAGCTCAGTCATTTAATTTTTTCAATACCGGCAATAAAAGGAATTGAGTTTGGAAGTGGTTTTAAGGCAGCTTCAATGCGCGGATCAGAACACAATGATCAGATTTTGAACATAGATGGTCAAACAGCAACGAATCATGCCGGAGGAATCAATGGTGGAATAAGTAATGGCAATGAAATCCTCTTTAGAGTCGCAGTAAAACCAACAAGCAGTATTGGATCTGCTCAAGAATCGATTAATCTGAAGGATGAAAAAATCGTTCAATTTCAAATCAACGGAAGGCATGATGCCTGCATTGCACTCCGTGTACCGGTGGTAATTGAGGCCTGTACAGCAATCGTGATTGCTGATTTTAGTTTACAGAACAAGGCAGTCTATTAA
- a CDS encoding histone H1-like repetitive region-containing protein, whose protein sequence is MAKARSTAKKPAKKAGAKKATAKKGAAKKAAPKKAAKKGGAKKATAKKAAPKKAAKKGGAKKATAKKAAPKKAAKKGGAKKATAKKAAPKKAAKKGGAKKATAKKAAPKKATAKKGGAKKATAKKGGAKKATAKKGGAKKATAKKPAKKASRPRKKAVAAPAPMAPMGGEMMMS, encoded by the coding sequence ATGGCAAAAGCACGTTCAACTGCTAAAAAACCTGCGAAGAAAGCAGGCGCTAAAAAAGCTACCGCTAAGAAAGGGGCAGCTAAAAAAGCTGCTCCAAAAAAAGCAGCTAAAAAAGGTGGTGCTAAAAAAGCAACTGCTAAAAAAGCTGCTCCAAAAAAAGCAGCTAAAAAAGGTGGTGCTAAAAAAGCAACTGCTAAAAAAGCAGCTCCTAAGAAAGCAGCTAAAAAAGGTGGTGCTAAAAAAGCTACCGCTAAAAAAGCAGCTCCTAAGAAAGCAGCTAAAAAAGGTGGTGCTAAAAAAGCTACCGCTAAAAAAGCAGCTCCTAAAAAAGCTACCGCTAAAAAAGGTGGTGCTAAAAAAGCTACTGCTAAAAAAGGTGGTGCTAAAAAAGCTACCGCTAAAAAAGGTGGTGCTAAAAAAGCTACTGCTAAAAAACCAGCTAAGAAAGCATCTAGACCCAGAAAGAAAGCTGTTGCTGCACCAGCACCAATGGCACCAATGGGTGGAGAGATGATGATGTCTTAA